A DNA window from Centroberyx gerrardi isolate f3 chromosome 5, fCenGer3.hap1.cur.20231027, whole genome shotgun sequence contains the following coding sequences:
- the csf1a gene encoding macrophage colony-stimulating factor 1a produces the protein MNTHKLELTAKARHLCFLLLLCLRLAWGGVPGPCRHSVTKDQLLSLNRLIDNQLDNGCSIIYSFTERQSLSKVCYIKTAFPQILELLNTHFQYARKSDNRRYVNTLKKVIYNLYSQRCIPEINEEIEDHPVRFMRVLRGSPKEALKKAKGVIQMYRTLMTESTGPVDWNCQAEYAAEEDPESTSVFDTVATGGPGCQCSCPTFTQTTTASYPPFSLWSQPKQPGPNQPSPAMSLSFPHPPPGTLRYNAMMGALETERFSAILSMTAAVPDRHPLKERELSWQSPPPTRIEHGPMLLKAESDIPETTYDTAHLARPGSLTLGSSVFVDKTEDIRENFTYSPLGNGIEGSPKEQIAVSGLDAAASAPHLYDMDLTPSSDQSKAHVLAKRSLDTKNFGIQHNSNSVRQDEVASPGPEAKATKARYRVSESIMDSGDHKTERIPTVDVKAFQMSDRHSYKLKIIFRDLQAQARDLQTPMAKPESNKITTVYKDMIRTVLDKLSNREGDDINRASLHEGLNEELLDGNSSWQLSRQAVFIMAAVSGGMLFIFVWCCFTSKRRLGSLVHRSSVIESQRVDPDPKDMELKSYETRE, from the exons GCCCGGCATCTGtgcttcctgctcctcctttgCTTGCGCCTGGCGTGGGGTGGTGTCCCTGGTCCATGTCGACACTCGGTAACAAAGGATCAACTCCTGAGCCTCAATCGCCTG ATTGACAACCAGTTGGACAATGGCTGTTCAATAATCTATTCGTTCACAGAGCGCCAGAGTTTG AGTAAAGTCTGTtacatcaaaacagcctttccACAAATCCTGGAGCTTCTGAACACACATTTCCAGTATGCCAGGAAGTCGGACAATAGAAGATATGTCAACACCCTGAAGAAGGTTATCTACAATCTCTACTCTCAAAGATGCATACCTGAGATCAATGAAGAGATTGAG GACCACCCAGTAAGGTTCATGAGGGTGCTTCGTGGCTCTCCTAAGGAGGCTTTGAAAAAGGCCAAAGGTGTGATCCAGATGTATAGGACCCTTATGACAGAGAGCACTGGCCCTGTGGATTGGAACTGTCAAGCAGAGTATGCTGCAGAGGAGGACCCAGAATCCACCAGTGTCTTTGACACTGTCGCCACAG GTGGTCCTGGATGCCAATGCTCTTGCCCTACTTTCACTCAAACCACCACTGCCTCTTACCCTCCCTTCAGCTTATGGAGTCAACCCAAGCAGCCAGGTCCTAATCAGCCCAGTCCTGCCATGTCTCTCAGCttcccccaccctcctcctggCACATTGCGCTACAATGCCATGATGGGGGCTCTTGAGACAGAAAGGTTCTCTGCTATTCTCTCAATGACAGCTGCTGTCCCTGACAGACATCCTCTAAAGGAGAGGGAGTTGTCATGGCAGTCCCCTCCACCCACTAGAATAGAGCATGGTCCAATGCTCCTCAAAGCAGAGTCGGACATTCCTGAAACCACATATGACACTGCACACTTAGCTCGACCAGGTTCTTTAACCCTGGGGTCCTCTGTCTTTGTGGATAAGACAGAGGATATTAGGGAGAATTTCACATACAGTCCACTGGGGAATGGGATTGAAGGCTCACCAAAAGAGCAGATTGCTGTGTCTGGGCTGGATGCTGCCGCATCAGCTCCTCATCTGTATGATATGGACCTTACTCCCAGCAGTGACCAGAGCAAAGCACATGTGTTGGCCAAGAGATCATTGGATACCAAGAACTTTGGAATACAGCACAACTCAAATTCTGTTCGTCAAGATGAGGTTGCAAGCCCTGGCCCTGAAGCCAAGGCCACCAAAGCAAGATACAGAGTTTCAGAGAGCATTATGGATAGTGGGGATCATAAGACTGAGAGGATACCAACAGTGGATGTCAAGGCATTTCAGATGAGCGACAGGCATTCGTACAAACTGAAAATTATCTTCAGGGATCTACAGGCTCAAGCAAGGGATCTCCAAACCCCAATGGCGAAGCCTGAATCCAACAAAATTACTACAGTGTACAAGGACATGATTAGAACAG TTTTAGACAAGCTGTCCAACAGAGAAGGTGATGATATCAACAGGGCTTCTTTACATGAGGGTCTAAACGAAGAACTGCTGGATGGAAACAGTAGCTGGCAGCTCTCCAGACAGGCTGTGTTCATCATGGCTGCAGTATCTGGTGGAATGCTGTTCATTTTTGTCTGGTGCTGTTTCACAAGCAAAAGG AGACTTGGAAGCCTAGTCCATCGTTCCAGCGTAATTGAGAGCCAAAG